The Fulvia fulva chromosome 11, complete sequence genome segment GCGAGCGTGCAACAGCGGCAACACTCCTCCCACCGTACTCCTGCAGATCCGGCAGTCTGAGATCTGATCTGGTGCGAGAGGTATGTTGACAGGTAGGTACTGCAGGAACTACTACCCATATTCTCGCCTGATATCAGCAGGCCTCAGACATCACTCATCACTCAGCCGTGCGGCAGAATTTCACCGTATGACTACAGACTACAGTACTAGCGTTGCAGGCATAATGACACCCGCGCATCGCAACCATGCCCAGAACCAGAAACCAATACTACTGTTCTCTACACTATTGGCCCCAGTCACACTTTTATTGCGGCTCAGCACCGATAGCCAAAATCTGCACCTCACGGCAACATTGTCCTTCGCACCCAATCACACCCCGTCCATGAACCTGCGAAACAAACGCGGCTGTACGCGGCTAGACTTCACACCATTCTTCCGGGACCGGACGCTGCCCATGTGTCCCACTGTCCACAGCTCCACCACACGTGGAGCTCGTCAACGAAACACCCTACAGTACAACAATCCCAGCACTCTCTCAGCCATCGCTTCGCCTTATATCCTTATGTCAGCAATGCCATTATGGAGACCGCGGGCCAGGGTGGTATGAACAATACGACCACAACGCTCACTCACACTACCGTCCATCCGGATGCCACTCAACCCATCACAGTCATCCACAATCCACCCTCCGATCACTCACGAGTCTGACGAGACACAGCCAGCGCGCACAGCATTCCGCATGCAGACAAAGATCGTCGAGCCCTCAGCAGTGCCCTCTTCCTCGGCCGTGCCAGACTTTCGCTCGCATCTGTGCACGGCTTCGGGTTGGTGGTTGCCCGCGCCACGAGAGAAGAAAAATAGGCGAAGTGGGCAAGCAATCATCAATAGAGTTTTTGTTTGGAGCTTTGAGTTCACATAGTGGTGGCTTTTGATGAATGATGATCATTGTCTCCAACGCTCACCAACCCGCGCACGCGCGCGTGCGAGTGCGGCGAGAAGAAAAACGTGGTTTGAGTGCCCTTCGTACCCTTCGTGCCTTGCCTTGCCTTCCTTTCCGTGCGCATCGCACATCGCACATCGCGTTGCTGCCTAGTCGAGCCTCTGTCTCTAAACCTGAATCCTGAATCCTGATTCCTCATCCTCCCTGTCGATGTCCACATGAAGCTGCTCTGCTCTGCTCTACTCTGCTCTGCTCTGCTCTGCGCTGCGAGACGGGTATCTACCGTCCATTCTATTCCACCCTCACAAACAAATCCTCAAGGAAAAAAATATATACATCTTGCTGTAcaatcatcatcatcatcatcatcatcatcatcatcatcatcatcatcatcataAACCCCCCCCCCTCCCCATCTCCCATCCATCCTCATGAAAACAAACCCCTCACTTCCCCTCCCCCACCTGCCGCTGCTTCGTGCACTTATCATGCGCCAAATGACCATTCCTCGCCGTCGTCCTCGTAAACTCGGCCCCACACTTCGGGCAGTAAGATTTCGCCGACGTGCCAGACTTCTCCCTCTGATGTCGTAGGAGATTGCTAAACGTGGAGAACTGGCGACCGTTACAGCCGTGTTCCCAGCATTGGGGTTTGGGCCGTTGGTTCAGGACGCGGATGGAGGAGTCGCTGCTGCTTGGTGGCTTTGCGAGCGCTGCGTTGGAGGCGCTGTagggtggtggtggtggtggtggggGGTAGGGTATGGGTTGTTGTTGCTGGGAGGAGGCGTAGAGCTGGGTGGCGGTTGGGGCTGTGGTGTAGGCGGGTTGGTGGGAGTATATGGTGCTGTCGTACATGTTTGGGGATCTGTGGAGGGTTGGTTAGTATGTGCGGGTAAGGATGGATCATAGGAAGCGACGAACCTTGACATGCTGCTGTTGTATTGCGGCATTGATGGGGTTCCTGAGGTGTGGGACATGCCTGGTGAGGGGAGTGGGCTTTGGGTGATGCCGCTGATGGATGGGATGTTTTGAGTTTGGGGCATTGAGTAGGCACCACTTGACATGTTGTCATATGGACTGCTTATTCGGCGGTAACTTTGGTCGTAAGCTTGGCCTGCACTGGATGCGGGCATCTCAGAGTGACGGCGACTGGATGATAGATCAGGCGTCCTGCTGCTCTGCTGGTAATGTGATGGGCTGGATGAGACTGTTTGCGCGTAGGCAGTAGTACCGCTGGTTGTAGCTGGTTGCGACATGCGCATGGGAGGGATGTAGTTTTGATCCATCGTGTAGCCTGGGCTGTGTCAGCTTGCAAGTTTGTGGGGGAGAGGAAGAGGAGAGATACATACTGGCAGGGTCAGATTCTCCTGGGCCTGATCCGTATTGCGTTGGAAGCAAGAACCCTAACGAGCTGCAGAGATGGTAAGCATGCTGTGCGCTAGTCTCGTTCGGAAAGTAAGTAGCATACCTCATCTCCGCTTGCGCAGTTGGCTGCTCAAACGCGAACTCGGGTGAGATACTGATGCCAGTAGCCACGGGAAGGTCGTTGAAGTCGACAGAGACTGAAGGTACACCAGAGTCGGATCTAGGAGGAGTCGGTGCCGTCCACTGCGGGTACGGCTGAATCGGGTGTTCGGTCTCGGAGCCTTGGGGTTCAGGTGAGTGTTGAGGTGTAAGCCACTGGATGCCTAATGTCGATGATGGGTTGATGGTGCCTTGGTCGATGTCGGCCTGAGTGGTGCTCTGCTCGGCGGCGAAGTGGAAGAGTCTGTCAGCCTGGGAGGCCGATATGGATCGATCGCGGCCGTCGAGGTGAGAGCGTTTGCTGATGGCGCCGTGCTTGTTGATGGATGACTGTGCCGCAAAGGTGGAGTGGGCGCGCACCCTTGGTTGGTGGGCGAGTGACTGGAAAGATGGTGAGTCCATTGTGATCACAGAGGTCATTGGGATGGATCGAGGTAGGCGAACCGGGAGGAAGGACGGGAGTCGACTACTTGTAGTCACGTCGCATGGCAAGTCGGGATTAGAGAAGTGGTATACACGGGCAGTGATGGAGTTCCTGCTGAAGCATATGGCTAGGGCTCAGTTGACGTTTGAGAGTCTGATCGCTTTTAGCACCGCTCGCCTGCGCCTTGGGGCTGTAGATGTGATTATAAAGGTACACCTGTGAACCAACAGCGACTGCCTGCGAGCGTACTAGCGGCTGGGTGCTTGGTTTAGACGAAGGATGCGGACCCCGGCTGCCACTCTTCAGCGCACAGGCTACAGCGAGACAGCGTGCCATTCAGGGCTCCGAGCGCCGTTGCGTTTAGACTCGTGGGAAAGGCGCGAGAGCTTGTGCTTGGTGCTCCTCAGATGCATGATGCATACTTTGTAGTGGCAGCCGTGCACAAGCTCCACGCGCGCATGCACAATCATTGTCACCATGCGCGTCGGTGAGTTGTGAGTCGCGGTGGTGGGCGTACGTCTGCGGTACAGCTTGGTCATCGCACATGGCGATCCAGTGCGAGCGCGACGTCTTGCATGATGATGAACGAGCGGGCTGCTGCATATTGCAAGGCTCAGCGGCCAATCGCATCTCTGCGCGGGGCCAGGCGAATGTCGGCCGGCGAGATAGCACGGGTCTGCGGTGAGGAGTATGTTACTACTGCCAAATACCACTGATGGGCATGGATATCTGAGCCCGCAATGCAGAGTGGAGATTGGCTGGTAGGTGGAAGTGCTAGCAGACCCATTGATCGGGAATATGCCTGTCAGGCACGGCCGAGGGGCAGCACAGTGGTGAGGCCTGGTCAGTGGTGAGAGGCGGCGGTCGGGAGTGGCTTCTAGGCGTGCACAGGTGTGAATGATGCGAGACGGGGAGACAGGACGGTTCCGCAGTGCACGCCACCACCAAACGGTCTGCTCTCCGTGCAGTCTGCCAGTAGACAGACAAAACAGTAGCGTGTCCAGCGTGCCAACGTGCTCACGCGAAAAAGCCAGCCCTCAGTCGCAATTCGGGCCCGTCGTCGTCTCGTGCTGCTGTAGCCTGTGCGACCGACTCACGCCTAACTTTAGCTCTCCATATGGCCACGAGTCCACGACCCGCCGACCGGCCACCCAGCCAAGACCCGCGATGCTGCATGGAGACAGATTGATTGCGAGTGGACCCGTCGCTGCCCGCGCACTTCACTCACCGGAATCACTTGGTGATGTTCCACTCCGCCCGACCTGGAACGTGACCGGATATCCGCCTTGACAGCAGCAGCGCCGGAGCTCGCGCTCGGTACCGGCGAGCTCAGGAAAGTAGTTCAATGGGACGACTACTGGCACCTTCGTCATGCACGCCACCAACAGCCAGCAGCCGCGGGTATCGCATACTGCAACACTGCGATTCGGTCATCTCGTGGCTGTGGCGCTATGCCTCCGGAGGTCTGATGCTGCGATGCCTGCTGGCACGGCAGACGGACGAGTAAGCTTACTGCCCAAGTGCCAACGTCTGACATAGGTGCACACCTCGCCGCGCCTTGTGTTCGCCGGTAACCGAGGAGCAAGGCGTGCAAGGGCCGCAGGAGGCATGCACTGCGAGCTCAAATGCTCCCTTGCACGCCTTGGCTGTAGGAGCCGATCGCTTTCTGCTTCCAGGCAAGCGTCACAGCAAACTGCCAGAGTCACGCTGTGAGGCTGAGGTGCAGTGTCCACTGCTTTAGAACTACAGCACTGTCTGCAGCTGCTCCACTGGGCTGAATGCGACCGCCGGGCATGCCTGTCTCCTGTATTCGTATCGGACTGCAAGAGCGTACATACCGTCCCACGCGACAAATGGCCTTTCATCAACGCATTCGCGACCTGAAACGTCATCAATCTGCTCATCGTACAGCAAACTGCTAACCAGCAGACACTGGAACATTCTTCCCGCGCACGCGGCGAGCCATCAAACATTGGATACACTTCCAGCGGCGTGGCACACGGCAGCACGACCCGTGGCTGTCCCCGCAATCTTGATTTCTAGCCGTAGCTCGCCCTGCACGTGCCCTGTCACATCACTCAGCAAGAGATCGTCGCCCACAAGCCCGCATGCCCAATCTAGAAACCCGGCAGGACACAGCTCTGTACGACTTCACCACACACCGCTGCATCGAGCACTCTCAGCATACAAATTCCCATCAGCCCTACCACTCCCAGCGGTGTACTCGACCGCTTGCTATGCCTGCTATATCATGTCTCAAGAAGAATTCGACACCGGTATCGAGGCGAAGCAGCAGAATCACCAACCACCTGCACTTCTCCAAACGAATGCTGCCCTAACTCACATGTCTGAACTTTGAGCCTGGTACTCCAGCGCACCGGAAGCTTTAATAAGCACCACGGGCAACATTTGCGCCGCTTATTGCGACTGGCTGGCAGCACATCGTCACCCAGAAATACCACTTTCGAGTTGCGATGCTCGCGATTCGATCGACATGTCGGAGTTACTGTTGGAGGAAAGCTGCGCCTAGCTCCGAGGTGTGAGGCCTGCCACTACAGTATCGCCGGCGCCGGACTGGATCGAAACTCCGCATGCCGTCTACGGTGTACAGGTTTACAGTCTCCGTCGTTCCGGTGGTAGCCGTCGGTAAGATGCCGATGCTGTTGTACACTCCTGTCGCTCATACTTTCACGATCGGGGATGCTGTACTTGAGAAGCTGGTCTGCAGTCTCATCTCCACGACCATCAAGCACGAGTCCATGAAACTACCCATTGAGGCCTTTCATCAGTAACTGATCCGTTCCATGTAGATCATTGCAATCGAGCTCGACAATGACTGTGAGCCACAGAACAGCGATCATGCCGCTCGTTGTACGAAGCGTGCCTATTCTCGTACAGCCACGTTGTCTCTGGAACATGGCCTTTCTACACATCCAGGCAAGATCGTCACTAACCTGTCTCTACATGCCCTATCATTCCTCATCATAGgctgaacacatcggccaGTCCGAACTGCGGAAGGGGCACGTCTCTGCTTAAACCATCACGAAAAACCCGCCTCGAGGTCCTGCCTGGATGAATGAGGGCGGTCACGAAGCATAGCAGCACATGCAGGCAACAGCAATGCCATGTGGACCACCGCTGCCTGAAGAGCTCTTGAATCAACGTGGACTTTCGTGCATTCAGCACTAGATAGCGCTTGATGGGATTCTGTAGACACCACAACAAGACCCGGAACCATCTCGTCAGAGTCAGATCCTCCCAATACTAGAGCAAACCCCAGTAAGAGGGAACATCGACATCGACATGCTCCTACTCCCCAACCCCACCAGACCACCATCCTCGCGCCTCGCTTCGCGGTTACACAACCCGACTCAACCACGTTCCAAAGAATCCAGCACTGCCTCCTTCTCCTGGACGCGGGTCCTCTTGCCAGACCGCCACCGCGACCTATCCCCGAGTCTGAGAGCTTCATGCTCAGACCAACACCAGATTCAACATCCATAACAATCCGAGAGACTCGCGAGAATTTGAAGCAGCGGTGTCCGTTCCCGCACGCTACCTCAACCCTAAGCCATATCGACTCTTCCTTCACATCTCATTGACTGCCTCCTGACATAACATCTAGCGAGCGAAGCAACGGATCCAGCGTGTCTCAAGACCATACACGATGGATGGGTCATGGAACGAGAATGCTCCACGGTCGTCAAAGGATTTGAGGTTCGCCAGACACATTCTCGCGACGTTCAAGTCAGGGGGTATGTGTGGTGAGTACTGTATACTACGGGCATACACAGCAGCATCGCGACCTTGGCCATTTGCCAGACGTGTGGAGCAGGAGCGCATCAGGTTGACTTTTTCGCAGAAGCTTTTGTATCAGGTGGAGCATGAGCAAGACCTGCACGACTGATCTCTGTGGATGTATCAAGAACATTACGCAGTCTCGCTACAAGTACAAGCAAGTGTGCAGCGCAATGCAATGCAATGCGTCACATCGCACCAATGGGGTATCGTTAGCAGAACACCGCACCCTCAAACATCCTTCCATTCGACTTTTCCCTTTCTCCGGGCTTTGATACTCCTTCACGTCAATCCCCAAACATCGCCGCCATGCTCTCAAGCCCCTGCTCCTCGCCCTGCACAACCTTCGGCCCCTGTTCGACTTCCATGTATCTCTCATTGATCCCCACCTTCTTCTTCGCCGCACTCGCACCGTTCTGCTTCACCTTGCCTTGCTCATAGATACTCACGCCCCTAACACCCTCCAGCAACTCCAGCACAAGCGCTCTCTGCTGACGCTCGTTCTGCGTCTTGTTGATCCTCGCCATAGCCCGATCAACTTT includes the following:
- a CDS encoding putative C2H2-type zinc-finger transcription factor orf8 is translated as MTSVITMDSPSFQSLAHQPRVRAHSTFAAQSSINKHGAISKRSHLDGRDRSISASQADRLFHFAAEQSTTQADIDQGTINPSSTLGIQWLTPQHSPEPQGSETEHPIQPYPQWTAPTPPRSDSGVPSVSVDFNDLPVATGISISPEFAFEQPTAQAEMSSLGFLLPTQYGSGPGESDPASYTMDQNYIPPMRMSQPATTSGTTAYAQTVSSSPSHYQQSSRTPDLSSSRRHSEMPASSAGQAYDQSYRRISSPYDNMSSGAYSMPQTQNIPSISGITQSPLPSPGMSHTSGTPSMPQYNSSMSRSPNMYDSTIYSHQPAYTTAPTATQLYASSQQQQPIPYPPPPPPPPYSASNAALAKPPSSSDSSIRVLNQRPKPQCWEHGCNGRQFSTFSNLLRHQREKSGTSAKSYCPKCGAEFTRTTARNGHLAHDKCTKQRQVGEGK